GGAATGTCAAAAAACACGAAACACCCAGAAGAAGCATGGCGAGTTATTGAATTTATCACTAGCGAAGACTCACAAAGGGATTTTATTTTAGAAACGGGCTATGTGCCTAGCCGAAAATCTCTTTTTAATGATCCTCAAATAGTGGAAAAATATCCCTATTACCCTCAACTATTAACAGTAGTAGAAAATTCCGTATTGCGTCCACCTATTGCTCAATATGCCCAAGCGTCAGACATTCTACAAAGATATTTAAGTGCGGCACTAACTCAAACTATGACTCCGGAAAATGCCATGAAGAAAGCCGCCACCGAAACCCGACAATTATTGAATTAAGAAAAGTAGCTCTCTTGCTTGTCGTTGTGTGCCTGACAACTGATTTTTATTAACCTGAGTTTTGGATAAGCTGAAAGCATTATTATCTCGTAGTCAGAAAACCTTATAGCTTCTCAGAAATAAGAATGAAATTGCCTTAACCCGAACTAACGTTAAATAGTTAAAAATTAAGAATTAAGAATGAAAAACCACGAATACTTATTACTAATTTATTATTTATTACTTGTTTCCCCCTTTCCCCTCATCACCTCATCCCCCCATCACCTCATCACCCTAACACCTGCAACCTGCAACCTGACACCTGACACCTAACCTTATCGGATATTCTTGAACCAAACTGAGATTTTATTAACTTCCTTAACTTCCCCCTAACACCCCAACACCCTAACACCTCAACCATAAAACGACTATTGAGCAAGTCTGGTAGGTAACAAATCCTGTCTGACTAAATCATCATAGGTTTCTCTACGAATAATTAAACTGCTTTCGCCTTCATTAACTAAAACTGCGGCGGGTCTGCCAATACGGTTATAATTAGAAGCCATACTATAGTTATAAGCCCCTGTGGCAAATACAACTAAAATATCATTGGGGTTAGTATCTGGTAATTGAATATCTTTAATCAGAATATCCCCTGATTCGCAGTGTTTTCCAGCTACAGTAACAGTTTCACTATGTTCTTGATCCATTTTAGATGCGATCGCCATTTGATACAAGGATTGATAGGTAATCGGGCGAGGATTATCTGACATTCCCCCATCAACAGAAATATAAGTTCTCACATCAGGGATTACCTTTTTTCCGCCCACCGTATAAGCAGTAATACAAGAAGTGGCTACCATAGAGCGTCCGGGTTCAGCAATTAACTTGGGTAAAGCTAAACCTCTTTCTTCACAGGCTTTAGTTACTGCGGTGGCAACGGTTTTAACCCAATCGGCAATACTTGGAGGATCATCAGATTCAGTATAACGAATTCCTAAACCACCGCCCACATTTAACTCAGTGAGGGGTAAACCATAGTCAAGGGCTTTTTTAAACCAATCTGCCAACACACCGCCTAAATCATTGTGAGGCTCAAGTTCAAAAATTTGTGAACCGATATGGGCGTGTAAACCAATACACTCAATGAAATTTTGTTCTTTGATGAAAGTGAAAACAGCCTCTAATTGATTTAAGTCAAAACCAAATTTGCTGTCAATACTACCAGTGCGGATATATTCATGGGTATGACATTCGATACCGGGGGTTAAACGAATTAAAATTTTCGCTGATTGTTCTTTTTTGGCAGTTAATTGAGCAAGAGTTTCTAATTCTAACCAATTATCAACTATAATTTTACATCCTGCATCGATAGCTAGTTCTAATTCTGCTATGGATTTATTATTTCCGTGAAGATAAATTTTTTCCTTGATGTCATCCCCATTATAACCACTCATTTCTAAGGCTTTGGTTGTGGTGAAAAGCTCTCCTCCCGAAACTACGTCAAAACCAATACCTTCACTGGCAAGAATACTCACAATTGCCATACAACTCCACGCTTTGGAGGCATAAATAACCTGAGACTCTCCAGGGTAATATTCCTTAAAAGCATCCCGATATTGAATGGCACAGGTGCGCAATGTTTTTTCATCCAGAATGTATAAAGGAGAGCCATACTGCTTAACTAAATCTACTACATCACAACCACCAATTTCGAGGTGATTTTTATCGTTAATTTTTGCTGTGAGGGGTAATAATCTTTGATTGGGAGAAGGTGAGTTAGAGGAATTGACCAATTTTTCACCGCTTAATTTTTCCGTTAATAGCATTTACTAGATGTTATTTTTTCTATAATAGTAAGTTTATTTGTTTAACCTCTCATTTTAACTGAATTTTGATACGATTAGACTCTTTCTTGAATTCCTTTTTCTACCATAAACCCAGATTTTAATCTTGCAATAGTACACAGAAACTAAGTGAAAATAGCAAATATGAGGTGTCAGATTAAATGATTTTTAATTCTTTTTCCCTTGAGCAACAAATAGGATTTTAACAATTTTATTAATAATTTTTCATTGCTAATTTATGGTTAACAGAATGCTCTAATGATGACCAAAAGCTAAGTATTTGATTACCTAATAATTTTGCTTGAAAATAGTGAAAAAAATGTTCTCCGTTTGGACATTGCCAGATATAATCTTCGGGTTTAAGATAAGATTTCCATTTTTCAATTTCAGACCAAAAAACCAC
This is a stretch of genomic DNA from Cyanobacterium aponinum PCC 10605. It encodes these proteins:
- the lysA gene encoding diaminopimelate decarboxylase, whose translation is MLLTEKLSGEKLVNSSNSPSPNQRLLPLTAKINDKNHLEIGGCDVVDLVKQYGSPLYILDEKTLRTCAIQYRDAFKEYYPGESQVIYASKAWSCMAIVSILASEGIGFDVVSGGELFTTTKALEMSGYNGDDIKEKIYLHGNNKSIAELELAIDAGCKIIVDNWLELETLAQLTAKKEQSAKILIRLTPGIECHTHEYIRTGSIDSKFGFDLNQLEAVFTFIKEQNFIECIGLHAHIGSQIFELEPHNDLGGVLADWFKKALDYGLPLTELNVGGGLGIRYTESDDPPSIADWVKTVATAVTKACEERGLALPKLIAEPGRSMVATSCITAYTVGGKKVIPDVRTYISVDGGMSDNPRPITYQSLYQMAIASKMDQEHSETVTVAGKHCESGDILIKDIQLPDTNPNDILVVFATGAYNYSMASNYNRIGRPAAVLVNEGESSLIIRRETYDDLVRQDLLPTRLAQ